From the Daucus carota subsp. sativus chromosome 8, DH1 v3.0, whole genome shotgun sequence genome, one window contains:
- the LOC135148458 gene encoding uncharacterized protein LOC135148458 produces the protein MESIHVSFDDKKITGLKDFDEHEQLRFEDEDAFSDSINSDSEHISVFITSHQQPQAHAEGEHFHNEHLDQNDENTAENINSDSDSTNSDNSTAENNETTSSGGASETQNAHEETTNHGGGASENQNNTGDSMDHGGGSDSRSQLPHNRKWTKSHTPDLIIGDPNAGVQTRSATANECLFHSFLSQTEPKKVEEALKDADWVTAMQEELNEFERNKMDVKSAFLNGELEEEVYVEQPPGFVDTKFPDHVYRLDKEIQYSIL, from the exons atggaatcaattcatgtcTCGTTTGATGACAAAAAGATAACTGGGCTGAAAGATTTTGATgaacatgagcaactgagatttgaagatgaagatgcattctctgactccataaactctgattctgaacATATATCAGTGTTTATCACTTCACATCaacaacctcaagcacatgctGAGGGGGAACATTTTCACAATGAACATCTGGATCAAAATGATGAAAACACGGCAGAAAacataaactctgattctgattcTACAAACTCTGATAATTCTACAGCAGAGAACAATGAGactacatcttcagggggagcatcagaaactcaaaATGCTCATGAAGAAACCACAAATCATGGGGGAggagcatcagagaatcagaataaCACTGGAGATagcatggatcatgggggaggatctgATTCCAGGAGTCAACTGCCACATAAcaggaagtggacaaagtctcatacaccagatctaataattggagatccaaaTGCTGGAGTACAGACaagatctgcaactgcaaatgaatgcttatttcattcatttctatctcagacagaacccaAGAAAGTGGAGGAGGCTCTTAAAGATGctgactgggtaacagcaatgcaagaagagctaaatgaatttgagagaaacaaa atggatgtaaagagtgcttttctcaatggggaactGGAGGAAGAggtgtatgttgaacaacctccaggttttgtggatacaaaatttccagatcatgtctacagactggataag gaaatccagtacagcattctatga